One Mus musculus strain C57BL/6J chromosome X, GRCm38.p6 C57BL/6J DNA window includes the following coding sequences:
- the Zbtb33 gene encoding transcriptional regulator Kaiso — protein MESRKLISATDIQYSASLLNSLNEQRGHGLFCDVTVIVEDRKFRAHRNILSASSTYFHQLFSVAGQVVELSFIRAEIFAEILNYIYSSKVVRVRADLLDELIKSGQLLGVKFIAELGVPLSQVKSISGTEQDGTAETLPSSSSDKSLDMEKSKDEAQDNGATVMPIITESFSLSAEDNEMKKIIVTDSDDDDDDDVIFCSEILPAKEDLPSNNTATQVQPNPASVAISEVTPCASNNSPPVTNITPTQLPTPVNQATLSQTQGSEELLVSSASTHLTPNIILLNQAPLTAPPSASSSLPNHMSSSVNVLVQNQQTPNSAVLTGNKAEEEEEIIDDDDDIISSSPDSAVSNTSLVPQADNSKSTTLDGSLTQKMQIPVLPQEPPSNSLKISDVITRNTNDPGLRSKHVMEGQKIITLDTATEIEGLSTGCKVYANIGEDTYDIVIPVKDDPDGGEAKLDNELPKTSGSEPPNKRMKVKHDDHYELIVDGRVYYICIVCKRSYVCLTSLRRHFNIHSWEKKYQCRYCDKVFPLAEYRTKHEIHHTGERRYQCLTCGKSFINYQFMSSHIKSVHSQDPSGDSKLYRLHPCKSLQIRQYAYLSNKSSAMPVMKDDAVGYKVDAGKEPPVGTTSTPPQNKSTFWEDIFIQQENDSIFKQNVTDGSTEFEFIIPESY, from the coding sequence ATGGAGAGTAGAAAACTGATTTCTGCTACAGACATTCAGTACTCTGCCAGTCTGCTGAACTCCTTGAATGAACAGCGTGGCCATGGTCTCTTTTGTGATGTTACTGTTATTGTGGAAGACCGAAAATTCCGGGCCCATAGGAACATCCTTTCAGCCTCGAGTACATACTTCCATCAGCTCTTCTCAGTTGCTGGGCAAGTTGTTGAACTAAGCTTTATAAGAGCTGAGATTTTTGCAGAAATTCTGAACTATATCTACAGTTCCAAAGTTGTCCGTGTTAGAGCAGATTTGCTTGACGAGTTAATTAAATCAGGGCAGTTACTAGGCGTGAAATTTATAGCAGAGCTTGGTGTCCCACTGTCACAGGTTAAAAGCATATCAGGTACAGAACAGGATGGTACTGCTGAGACCTTACCTTCTAGTTCTAGTGACAAAAGCCTTGACATGGAAAAATCAAAAGATGAAGCCCAAGATAATGGGGCTACAGTAATGCCCATTATAACTGAGTCTTTTTCACTATCTGCTGAAgataatgaaatgaaaaagatcaTTGTTACTGActcagatgatgatgatgatgacgatgtcATTTTCTGCTCTGAAATTTTGCCTGCAAAGGAGGATTTGCCAAGTAACAACACAGCAACACAGGTCCAGCCTAACCCAGCCTCTGTTGCTATTTCGGAAGTGACACCTTGCGCTAGCAATAACTCGCCCCCTGTAACAAACATCACACCTACTCAACTTCCCACTCCTGTGAATCAGGCAACTCTAAGCCAAACACAAGGAAGTGAAGAATTGCTAGTGTCTTCAGCTTCAACACATCTGACTCCTAACATTATTTTGTTAAATCAGGCTCCACTTACTGCACCACCGAGTGCCAGTTCTTCACTCCCAAATCATATGTCCTCTTCAGTCAATGTCCTTGTACAGAATCAGCAGACGCCTAACAGTGCTGTTTTAACAGGAAACAaggctgaggaagaggaagaaattatagatgatgatgatgacatcaTTAGCTCCAGTCCAGACTCAGCAGTCAGTAATACATCTCTGGTCCCTCAGGCTGATAACTCCAAAAGTACCACTTTAGATGGATCATTGACACAGAAGATGCAGATTCCTGTACTTCCTCAAGAGCCACcttctaattctttaaaaatttcagaTGTCATTACTAGAAACACTAATGATCCAGGCTTAAGGTCAAAACATGTAATGGAGGGTCAGAAGATCATTACATTAGATACAGCTACTGAAATCGAAGGCTTGTCAACTGGTTGCAAGGTTTATGCAAATATCGGTGAAGATACTTACGATATAGTGATCCCTGTCAAAGATGACCCTGATGGAGGGGAGGCCAAACTTGATAATGAGCTACCAAAAACATCTGGCAGTGAGCCACCAAACAAGCGTATGAAAGTAAAACATGATGATCACTATGAGTTAATAGTAGATGGAAGGGTCTATTATATTTGCATTGTATGCAAAAGGTCCTATGTCTGTCTGACAAGCTTGCGAAGACATTTTAACATTCATTCTTGGGAGAAGAAGTATCAGTGCCGTTACTGTGATAAAGTATTTCCTCTTGCAGAATACCGCACCAAGCATGAAATCCATCACACAGGGGAGCGAAGGTATCAGTGTTTAACGTGTGGCAAATCTTTCATCAACTATCAGTTTATGTCTTCACACATAAAGTCAGTTCATAGTCAAGATCCTTCTGGGGACTCAAAGCTTTATCGCTTACATCCATGCAAGTCTTTACAGATCAGACAGTATGCATACCTTTCTAATAAGTCAAGTGCTATGCCTGTCATGAAGGATGATGCTGTTGGATACAAGGTTGATGCTGGAAAAGAGCCTCCAGTAGGGACCACATCTACTCCTCCTCAGAACAAGTCAACGTTCTGGGAAGATATTTTTATTCAGCAAGAAAATGATTCCATTTTTAAACAGAATGTAACCGATGGCAGTACTGAGTTTGAATTTATAATACCAGAATCTTACTGA